GAAGGAGGGAGAGGTACGATACATTCGCCAGAAAATAAATCGTTGTTACGATCAGCGTGCCAAAAAACAGGGCTAACGGAATATTCCGGCGCGGATTCTTGATTTCTCCAGCAATGAACGTCACGTTGTTCCAGGCATCAGCCGAAAATAGCGATCCAATCATCGACGTACCAAAAGCCAGAATCAGCGCCATACCCGCCAGTGGAATTACGTCGCCGGTAGCTGATGTCGTACTGGCTTCCCAGGCATTGGTCAGGTTGGTTGATAGTAAACCGCTGCTTAATCCGATGGTAATACCAATCACGATCAAACCCAGCAGAGCAATCAGTTTAGCAGAAGTGAACACGTTCTGGATGAATTTCCCACTTTGCACCCCCCGGCTATTTAACCAGGTAAGAAATACCAGGCTCGATATGGCAAACAATGATCCGAGCGTCACTTTTATGGGGCCTAGTGCCAGCAGCACATTATCTGGCCCTAAAGCCGGAATAAAGACAGCGGTATACTTGGTGAAAGCCACGGCTACAGCCGCAATGGTTCCGGTCTGGATAACCATGAATACCGTCCAGCCATAGACGAAGCCCGTCAAGGGGCCGAAAGCGCGTTGAATATAGATATATTGTCCACCCGCCTTGGGCATCATGCCCGCCAGCTCACCATAACTTAGTGCAGCGGCTACCGTCAAGACGCCGGTAAGCACCCATAACATAAGCAACCAGCCCGACGACCCCAGGTTGCGGGCCATATCGGCCGATACAATAAAAACGCCGGAGCCAATCATGGAGCCGGATACAATAAGCGTAGAGTCGAGCAGACTCAGTGAGCGGTTAAATTCGGTGGGTTCGGCGTTGGTTTCGACCGACGAAACGGAATTAGAGACGTTTTCTGCCATGAAGAAGAAGATATAGATACAAGAACCGCTCAATTCGTCAGAAAAGCAAACAGGTACCCCTAAATTCTATGGCTGACGGCTGAGTTACCCAAAGACAAATAAAGGCCGATGGCATGGTAGAGCTATTTTATTTGGTCATTTTGGCTAACCTGTAACTCACTCCTTATGGTTTTCAACATAACTGCCAGAGAGATAAGGGATCGTTAAAAACGGTTTTTTCAATTGGCTGACGGGTAACTTAAACCCTAACGGATGTTTTTGGTTCTTAGGTGTATGACTATATTCGTCATGCATTGGCTAACCCATCCAACTATGAATTATCGTATACTTTGGTCCATCTGGGCAGGGCTCATCCTGACCTTTCGAGTAGGTGTAGGTGTGTATGCACAGACCCTACAATTAGCCACTAAGCCGCTTAGCGTAACATCCACTTGCCCTGGCTCTATACTAACCATTCCATTCAGCATCACAGGCAGCTATACTTCTAATACTGTTTTTACGATACAAATGTCGGATGGGGGCGAGTATAAAGATGTTAGTGTCGGGATACAGTATGGTTACCAGGGAACCTATGATCGGGCAATCAATATTACCATTCCAGCCGATTTGTCTGCTAATACAGCTTACTCCATTCGGATAAAAGCCACTAATCCTGATGTAATTGGTTCGCCTAGTCAGAATAAACTGTTCTTGAAAGGCGTCGAATCTAGGCCTCCACTACCACTTGTCGACTCGCTAACTGTGGATTGTATGTCAACCAATCAATCATCCATGGCTGGGCTGTATTCAGACTTATCTTTCAGACTAGTACCCGGTGCTACCCCCCGGTTGTATTATACGAAGCAACGAGACGATTATCAGGAGTATGCAGAATTTCCCTATCAGACCCAGCTACCTACGGGCGAGTATGTTCGTGACAAGCAGCATGGTTACTTTCAACTTACCAAGACAGGAGCAACTTCAACCACTTATGTGTACCCCGTTAGCGAAAGAACGTATTATATATCTCAACTCATAGATGGCTGTGAGAGTGAACTGGCACCCAGTAAACTTCGCATTATTTGGAAAGCTGGCGGTGGGCCTGGAGTGATCAACCCAATGCCATACATGAGTTACGGCCAGTATGGTCAGATAGCTTATTGTCAGGGAGATCAGGCTTATCCCTTGAATGTTAACGGTCACAGACCGCCCCCCGAAAACTATCAGGTTCGTTACTGGTTGGGCGACCCAACCTATCAGCCTATACCTACTGCCACATTTATTCCCCCTATACCGGATACCAGTCGGCCAGGATATAGTGTGTATACTATGAACCTGTATCCGATTGATTACACCAAAGGCTGCGCGAATGATAATTTGCTAACCTATACGCATGTAAAAGTAACCGTTAATCCTACTCCCACAAAACCAATTATTGCTACCACGGTAGTGAGTTATTATCAGGGTCAGGTAGCGATGCCGCTAAGTGCCACAACGACCGATAGTACGGCGTCCTTAGTATGGTACGGTACTGATGCGACGGGTGGAGTAGGAACAAGTGTAGCACCGAAACCCTTGACTAACCAAGTTGGTCCGGCTACGTACTATGTGGCTCAGAAAATCGGTTCCTGCGAGAGCGAACGGGTTCCGGTTTCTGTCCTGATTAACCCACTTTTGGGTATAGAAGATGCTACCTTGGCCGAGATCGTTGAGGTGTTCCCGAATCCAACCGTTTCATCATTAACAATTCGTATTCGGGGACTGACCAGTCAGCAAGCCGCTCGTCTGGAGCTAGTCGATCTGGCGGGTCAATGCCTTTATAGAAAAGAAACGCAGCAGGAGATGGCCGTACTCCCCATGACCGACTATCCGACTGGCAGCTATTTATTGCTAATCAACATTGGCAACCGGAAAACGGCCCGGCGCATTATGAAATTGTAGTTTCTAAGCATCAAGGTGCTTCCACCACTTTCTTTAATCCCTTCAGGATACTATCCCAGCCTTTCAGCGAACGTTCGTAGCGTTCTTCGGCTCCTTTAGCTGGGCCTACATCGTCGGTAATGGAAAGGATGGTTTTGCCGTCTTTATAGGTCAGTTCATCGGTCACGGTCGAAAAATTGCCTGATTCTTCATCCGCCCCGTCGTTCATCAGCGTGTATTTGAGGAGCTTATTGGGTTCAAATTTCAGGATTTGGCCCTTCAGCTCAATTTTTCGGATGAGAAACATACGGCCGGTAAACAGGATGGTACTGCCTACCTCCCAGTCTGAAAATACTTCGCAGTTGAAGAAGTATTTTTTCGTTTTCTCGGGATTGGTCAGCGCGTTCCAAACCTGTTCGGGAGTGGCTTTCAGGCTGATCTTTTTTCGGACAACAAAGTTTTTCATGGCGCATTGAGCAATTGGTAGTCTAGTATAAGACCAATACGCCCGAAAATGTTTGCTCACTGAATAGCCTGGGCCGCTGCCCGGCCGGCGGTGCGTCCTGAAAACAGACAGCCGCCCAGAAACGTACCTTCCAGCGCCCGATACCCATGCATACCACCCCCACCAAAGCCAGCCACTTCGCCCGCAGCATATAGCCCCGGAACAGGCTCCCCATTGATTCCCAACACCCGACTTGAGAGGTCTGTTTGCAACCCACCCAGTGTTTTGCGGGTAAGAATGTGGAGCCGGACGGCGATCAACGGCCCGGCCGATGGATCAAGAATAGGGTGCGGTTTTGCTGTTCGGATCAGCCGATCCCCCAAATAGTGACGGGCACCCCGAATGGCCGTGATCTGGGCATCTTTGTTGAATGAGTTAAGCAACTGTCGGTCACGCGCTGCGATTTCGCGTTCAATAGTGACCAGGTTGAGCAGCGGTTCGCCCGTCAGCTTGTTCATGGCATCAACCAAACTGGTCAGCTTATCCTTAACGATAAAATCAGCTCCGTTTTGTTTGAAGGCTTCGACAGGGGCCGGTGCGCTTTTGCCTACTGCCCGGCCCAACACCTGTCGCCAGCTTTTACCCGTCAAGTCCGGGTTCTGTTCCGATCCCGACAAGGCAAATTCCTTCCGAATAATGGCCTGATTCAGGATAAACCAGGTGTAGTCGTAGCCCGTTTGCTGGATGTAGCTGAGGGTTCCCAACGTATCGAAGCCCGGAAAGAGTGGTACGGGTAATCGATTACCCAGGGCATCGAACCATAACGACGATGGGCCGGGCAAAATCCGAATGCCGTGCTGGCTCCAGATGGGTGCCCAATTCTGAACGCCTTCGGTATAATGCCACATCCGGTCGCGGTTGATGAGATTGGCGCCGGCGGCTTCCGAAATAGCCAGCATACGCCCGTCTACATGATCGGGTACGCCCGATAGCATATGGTTGGGTGGCTCACCCAGACGTTTAGGCCAGTTTTGCCGGACTAGTTCGTGATTGGCACCAATACCTCCTGACGTAACAATAACAGCTTGGGCGCGAAACGTAAAGTCTCCGATAGGAACGCGGGAGCTTTTTTCACCCCGCTTCACGGTGCTGGGCTCCAGAATTTCGCCCTGAACACCATCCACCGCTCCGTTTGTTATGAGTAGTTCATTGACTCGATGACGAAACTTCAGCGTAATCACCCCGCGTTTAACGGCTTCTCTAACTCGCTGCTCGAAGGGAGCCAAAACGCCGGGGCCCGTACCCCAGGTGACGTGGAAACGGGGTACTGAATTGCCATGCCCGATAGCGCCGTATCCACCCCGTTCGGCCCAACCCACAATCGGAAAGAAACGGATACCCTGCTGGTGTAGCCAGGAACGCTTTTCGCCAGCCGCAAACGCTACGTAGGCTTCGGCCCATTTTCGCGGCCAGTGATCTTCCGGGCGGTCGAAGGCGGCTGTGCCCATCCAGTCCGTGAGGGCCAGCTCGTACGAATCCCGAATCTTCAGGCGTCGCTGTTCGGGCGAATCGACCAGAAACAGGCCGCCAAACGACCAGAATGCCTGCCCGCCCATGCTTTGCTCCGGCTCCTGATCGACCAGGATAACGCGCTTCCCGGCATCGGCCAGTTCAGCGGCAGCTACCAGGCCTGCCAGACCAGCGCCGACAACAATGACATCTGCGTCTGTTTGCATAGTATATGTTACGCTTTTATAGAGAATAGAACGCAGATGGTTATGATTTATAAGATTAGTTAAGACCTATGTAAATCATAATCATCTGTATTCTATTGCAACTACGAAAGCCTGATCCATAGCCAGCCTACTAGTTTGCTTCGGTCAGTTCCAGCACCACACTGGTTCGACGGGTATCTACCTGCGGGTTGAAGCCGATGGTCATCAGGTAATTGCCTGAGTAGGAGGGACTGGCTGTATTGATAGCAGAGCGCGTGCCCGGATAGACATTGAGTTCCTGAATTTTATACAGCTTATCGGGGCGCAAGCCTTTCAGTTTAATAGGGGCCTGACTACCCGCTTTATAGCGATTTTTGACCAGGTAGGTGAACCAGACCGCACGGTCCTGCTGCTCATTAACATAAAGGCTGGACGCAACATCGCTTGTATAGGGAGACGCCAGCCGGAACAGATCACCCTGCCAGATGGTGGTTTTAATGCGTTCGTAAGTTTTCAGCGCCTGCTGGCTGAACTGTAGTTCGTCGTCGGTCAGTTTGCTCACCACAATGTCGTAGCCCAGTTTGCCCATCATGGCTACGTCGGTTCGGAATTTGATCGGCTGTTTTCCCCAGTCGGTTACATGGTTGCAACTGGCAATGGAAGGGAAGAAATACGAGTAATTCCACTGAATGAAAATCCGTTCCAATGCATCGGTATTGTCGCTGGGCCAGTATTCGGTAAAGTACTTCAGTGCCCCATAATCGACTCGGCCACCGCCACCAGAGCAAAGCATCATGGGCAGTGTAGGGTACTTGGCCCGGAGTCGGTCCAGCACTTTGTATAGGCCCAGTACGTAATCGACGTAGAGGTTCGACTGATTCAAATTGGTAGCCGAATAGGCATTGTAAATGACCGCGTTACAGTCCCATTTGATAAAACCCAGCGTTGGGTTTTTGGTAAGTAAGTCATTCACCAGATTGAACACGAAGTCTTGTACTTTCGGATTCGATAGGTCGAGCACCAACTGATTACGGAAATAATACTCCGACCGATTAGGCAGTTTAAGCACCCAGTCGGGGTGCTTTTCGTAGAGTTCGCTCTTCGGACTGACCATTTCCGGCTCCAGCCAGATACCGAATTTGATCCCCGCATTTTCGGCTTCTTTTACCAGATAACCCAAGCCATGCGGTAATTTTTTGACATTTTCCTGCCAGTCGCCCAGGGCCGCATGGTCATCGTTGCGGGGGTATTTGTTGCCAAACCAGCCATCGTCGAGCAAAAACAGATCGACGCCCAGTTTTTTACCATCTTTGAATAGCGCACTCAGTTTTTCTTCGTTGAAATCGAAGTAGGTAGCTTCCCAGTTGTTCAGCAGAGTCAGTCGGTTGCCTTCGCCTTGTGGAATGCGGTGCTTTCGGGCCCAGCGGTGCAAATGGCGACTGGCACCGCCCTTTCCCTGCTGGGAATAGGTGAACAGAAAAGCCGGGGTGGTAAACTCAACGCCCGGCGCTAAGTTGTAAGCCGATGCATACGGATTAATACCAGGTATAACCCGCAGATTGTGTAGCGGATCGACTTCAAACGCCAACTGATAATTGCCCGACCAGGCCAGGGTTCCTGCAATGACCTCGCCCTGATCTTCGTCGGCAGGTTGATTGAGTGACACCAGAAACGAAGGCGGCTGGAACAGATCGGCCCGTGTGCCGAGCTTGGAATCCAGTACTTTAATGCCTTCGGTCAGTAGTACTTCCGACGGGTTCATTTCGTTGGCCCAATCGCCGTGAAAGTGCGTCAGGTAATAGTTTTGGGCCGGAATGTAGAGGTTAGCCGATGCGTACTTATGCAGCACAACCGACTTTTTCTCGGTATGTCGGATAGATGACCATTGTTCAATCACATCTTCTTTCTGATACGCTTTATAATACAGCGTCACCTCGAACGGATACTGTGGGTCTTTTAAATAGACTTTGGTAAGTACGACCCCATCGGCCATAGACTGGGTTTCGTGCCGGACATACTTGAGGTCGAGTGAGGGGTTGCCATCGGCATGGGTGACCTGAATGGCTGGCTCCAGCAGGTTGCGGCCTCCGGCGGGCGTATACACCGAATTATAGATGCCAGTATAATCGTCTCCGCGTTTACCGTTGGCTGGAATGGCTGCGTATTCGGCTGTATTGCGAAGTTTGGCTCCCAGATGAACCAGCGTAGGAATCTGCTCTTTGTCGATTCGGATTACCAGCGCCGTTTGGCTGGTTTCGATAATGATGTGTGTATCGCCCGGTGCCGCCTGTACCGACAGTACCACCAACAGAAGGAAGGGTAAGAGGAAATAAGCCAATTTCATAGTAGAAAAAATTCAGACTGCAAAATAGGCATTTACCACTCGCTAATCGATCCAATGCGGCTAGTTTTGCGAGTGTAGTTAGTAGATAGACGTAGGGTAGAGCCTATTTGAATTTTTGTTCCAGTAGCTTTTTTGTCATCCCGACGCAGAAGAGATGACAAAAAAGCTACGGTTATCATTCGTAACCTGGAGGCTATGTAAACGGGTTCCTGCTCAGCCAAAACAGGAGCGTTTTTGTCATGCTGAGGCACGAAGCATCTTCGGTAGCTGCTATAACTCCAACTATCGAAGATGCTTCGTGCCTCAGCATGACAAAAAAGTTTAAACGGGTTCCAGGTTAACTAAGAAGCTGGTCGAATTAGTCAATGTAAAGCGGCCCAGTTAGGTTGAGGGCCGATTCTCAAAACCGAGTCAGACGAACCGTTCGGTTTTAAGAAATCTCATGGGGCAGGTTGCAAGAATCTGCCCTTACGAACAAGTTGCATGAGATACAACAAGTAAGTTTATCGTGGTCAAACAAATGTGCCCCCAAACCCATCGGTGTTGGAACCTGACTTAAGGGTGAGCGTTCGGACACTTCCCAATACCTTTAGTTTGGGAGATGCATACGTCTTTTTGGAAGAGACAACGGACTTGTTTTTGGGGTGAGTTTTCATGAGCATGAAATGAATGGACTGTTGGTAAGCGTGTTGGTTCGCCCAGCCAGACCTTCCGGCTGGGCCTGGGTTAGGGAATCACCAGCCGATGGTAGCGGATCAGAGCTCGCTCCTCCACACTGAGCAGATACACCCCGGCTGGTAGTGGCGTGGCTGGTTGCAGCCGCAGACTGGCCGACTCCACCCCCAGCTTGTGGAGAGCCACCGGCTGGCCATTGGGGGCGTAGAGCTTCACCAGGGCGGTTTGGGGTTCGTCCAGACTGAGACTAAAGGCTTGTCCATTGGCTAGAGGATTGGGCCAGAGCTGATAGGGTTTCTCCCGCAGGACGACCGCTACGGCAGGGAAGAGGGTGACTTGTCCGCTAAGGTCGATTTGGGCGAGTCGGTAGTAGCTGGTGCCGGGGTAGGGGTTGTTGTCGATGGTGGCGTAGTGGCTGCTGGCCTGAAGCGTACCGGCGACCTCGTTGATGAGGGTAAGGGTTTCGAAGCTTTTGAGGTCTTTACTTCGTTCGATGCGGAAGGGCTTTGTTGTGGGTTTCCCAGGCGGTTGTCCAGTCGAGTTGAACGGCGTGGTTTTCCAGAATTTTGGCCGAGAAGTTGATGAGGTTGACGGGCATGGGGTTTGAGACGGTGATGGCGCTGGAGGCCGATGCCGAGCAGCCTGCGGTGGTGCCGGTGACCGAAAGGGTGGTGGCGGAGGTGACGTTGGTGAGCAGGAGAGGATTGGCCGTTGATCCGTCGCTCCACAGGTAGGTTGTGGCTCCTGACGCGGTGAGGGTAAGGTTGCTGCCGCTGGTAATGTTGCTGGAGGGAGAGGGTGTGATGCTGACCGAGGGCAGGGCATTGACGGTGCCACTCACAGCTACGGTCTGGCTGGTGGCTCCGGTGGATGTCAGTGTTACCTTTCCAGTTTTGGCGCCTTGTGTAGCGGCAGCGGTGGTGCGGACGTAGAGGGTAGTGGTAGTGACGGAGCCGTTGCTTTGGGTGAGAGTGAGTGAGGAAGTAAAGCCAGAGGAGGCACTGGTGGAGATTTCAAAGTCGGTGGGTGTGGTAGCCACGATGTCAGCCGAGAGGTTGGTGCCCGATAGAGTGAAGGATTGGTTGGAGGAGGCTGTTCCCAGGCAGGCGGTAGCCGTGCCGGTAGCCGTACCTGCCCCGATGGTGGGGAACAACTGGCAACTGGTCATCACCC
This window of the Spirosoma aerolatum genome carries:
- a CDS encoding APC family permease, which produces MAENVSNSVSSVETNAEPTEFNRSLSLLDSTLIVSGSMIGSGVFIVSADMARNLGSSGWLLMLWVLTGVLTVAAALSYGELAGMMPKAGGQYIYIQRAFGPLTGFVYGWTVFMVIQTGTIAAVAVAFTKYTAVFIPALGPDNVLLALGPIKVTLGSLFAISSLVFLTWLNSRGVQSGKFIQNVFTSAKLIALLGLIVIGITIGLSSGLLSTNLTNAWEASTTSATGDVIPLAGMALILAFGTSMIGSLFSADAWNNVTFIAGEIKNPRRNIPLALFFGTLIVTTIYFLANVSYLSLLPLKGSPNGTDIISRGIQFAVADRVATAAVETIFGNVAVAIMAVLIMISTFGCNNGLILAGARLYYAMAKDGLFLKQASHLNQHAVPGRALWVQCIWASVLCLSGKYGDLLDYCTFASLVFYMVTIAGLFRLRRTEPNTERPYRAFGYPIVPALYIVAALAICIILLYTKTFNTGMGLLIAGLGVPVYLLTKRK
- a CDS encoding T9SS type A sorting domain-containing protein, which encodes MNYRILWSIWAGLILTFRVGVGVYAQTLQLATKPLSVTSTCPGSILTIPFSITGSYTSNTVFTIQMSDGGEYKDVSVGIQYGYQGTYDRAINITIPADLSANTAYSIRIKATNPDVIGSPSQNKLFLKGVESRPPLPLVDSLTVDCMSTNQSSMAGLYSDLSFRLVPGATPRLYYTKQRDDYQEYAEFPYQTQLPTGEYVRDKQHGYFQLTKTGATSTTYVYPVSERTYYISQLIDGCESELAPSKLRIIWKAGGGPGVINPMPYMSYGQYGQIAYCQGDQAYPLNVNGHRPPPENYQVRYWLGDPTYQPIPTATFIPPIPDTSRPGYSVYTMNLYPIDYTKGCANDNLLTYTHVKVTVNPTPTKPIIATTVVSYYQGQVAMPLSATTTDSTASLVWYGTDATGGVGTSVAPKPLTNQVGPATYYVAQKIGSCESERVPVSVLINPLLGIEDATLAEIVEVFPNPTVSSLTIRIRGLTSQQAARLELVDLAGQCLYRKETQQEMAVLPMTDYPTGSYLLLINIGNRKTARRIMKL
- a CDS encoding SRPBCC domain-containing protein, whose protein sequence is MKNFVVRKKISLKATPEQVWNALTNPEKTKKYFFNCEVFSDWEVGSTILFTGRMFLIRKIELKGQILKFEPNKLLKYTLMNDGADEESGNFSTVTDELTYKDGKTILSITDDVGPAKGAEERYERSLKGWDSILKGLKKVVEAP
- a CDS encoding FAD-binding dehydrogenase; its protein translation is MQTDADVIVVGAGLAGLVAAAELADAGKRVILVDQEPEQSMGGQAFWSFGGLFLVDSPEQRRLKIRDSYELALTDWMGTAAFDRPEDHWPRKWAEAYVAFAAGEKRSWLHQQGIRFFPIVGWAERGGYGAIGHGNSVPRFHVTWGTGPGVLAPFEQRVREAVKRGVITLKFRHRVNELLITNGAVDGVQGEILEPSTVKRGEKSSRVPIGDFTFRAQAVIVTSGGIGANHELVRQNWPKRLGEPPNHMLSGVPDHVDGRMLAISEAAGANLINRDRMWHYTEGVQNWAPIWSQHGIRILPGPSSLWFDALGNRLPVPLFPGFDTLGTLSYIQQTGYDYTWFILNQAIIRKEFALSGSEQNPDLTGKSWRQVLGRAVGKSAPAPVEAFKQNGADFIVKDKLTSLVDAMNKLTGEPLLNLVTIEREIAARDRQLLNSFNKDAQITAIRGARHYLGDRLIRTAKPHPILDPSAGPLIAVRLHILTRKTLGGLQTDLSSRVLGINGEPVPGLYAAGEVAGFGGGGMHGYRALEGTFLGGCLFSGRTAGRAAAQAIQ
- a CDS encoding alpha-galactosidase, which translates into the protein MKLAYFLLPFLLLVVLSVQAAPGDTHIIIETSQTALVIRIDKEQIPTLVHLGAKLRNTAEYAAIPANGKRGDDYTGIYNSVYTPAGGRNLLEPAIQVTHADGNPSLDLKYVRHETQSMADGVVLTKVYLKDPQYPFEVTLYYKAYQKEDVIEQWSSIRHTEKKSVVLHKYASANLYIPAQNYYLTHFHGDWANEMNPSEVLLTEGIKVLDSKLGTRADLFQPPSFLVSLNQPADEDQGEVIAGTLAWSGNYQLAFEVDPLHNLRVIPGINPYASAYNLAPGVEFTTPAFLFTYSQQGKGGASRHLHRWARKHRIPQGEGNRLTLLNNWEATYFDFNEEKLSALFKDGKKLGVDLFLLDDGWFGNKYPRNDDHAALGDWQENVKKLPHGLGYLVKEAENAGIKFGIWLEPEMVSPKSELYEKHPDWVLKLPNRSEYYFRNQLVLDLSNPKVQDFVFNLVNDLLTKNPTLGFIKWDCNAVIYNAYSATNLNQSNLYVDYVLGLYKVLDRLRAKYPTLPMMLCSGGGGRVDYGALKYFTEYWPSDNTDALERIFIQWNYSYFFPSIASCNHVTDWGKQPIKFRTDVAMMGKLGYDIVVSKLTDDELQFSQQALKTYERIKTTIWQGDLFRLASPYTSDVASSLYVNEQQDRAVWFTYLVKNRYKAGSQAPIKLKGLRPDKLYKIQELNVYPGTRSAINTASPSYSGNYLMTIGFNPQVDTRRTSVVLELTEAN
- a CDS encoding T9SS type A sorting domain-containing protein, whose amino-acid sequence is MERSKDLKSFETLTLINEVAGTLQASSHYATIDNNPYPGTSYYRLAQIDLSGQVTLFPAVAVVLREKPYQLWPNPLANGQAFSLSLDEPQTALVKLYAPNGQPVALHKLGVESASLRLQPATPLPAGVYLLSVEERALIRYHRLVIP